The Trichoplusia ni isolate ovarian cell line Hi5 unplaced genomic scaffold, tn1 tig00000228, whole genome shotgun sequence genomic interval TCTTCAAGCCCGCTGAAGTCAGCGTAACCATTCTCAGTGACTATTATGGGAACGTTGTTGTAAGTTTTCGTGATCCATTTTAGAAGACGTCTGAAGCCGAATGGCACTACCTGAAAGAAATGAAGAGGTATTTTTAtctaatagtattttttttaaaacgtacaGCCCGAAAAATGGATTCGATTTTGTAAAAAGAATTGGCAAAcgttgaaaaaagaaacaaaaaagcaaatataacGAACGTTCTAAACTTGAATGCACGGtctattttctttctttgttgCTAATTGAGTACATGTGAACTCAAAAGATATGTAGTATATTAGGTGCTATAAAACAAGTTTAcataaatcttaatattatttaaacttttttaattatattgtatggTTCAACACACCGAACAAGGTCAGTGAAGATCGTAAGATATTTACAGATACAAAACTTCTTTTTTACTagctttattactttttatatgcAGAAAATGGTTTTATATCAACTTGTAGAtgctatttatttactatttcgaaaaaaactaCGTAACATATTTTTGACATGTTTAAGCCTCGTGACAAGACAACATTTGACACGCGGCATGTTCTCAACAGCCGTAgggtgttttgtttaaaaacgtaTATAACAGTCATAAGCAGCATGTTGCGCATCTCGTTGCACGTGATGTTATGCAACGTGTTACACTACTTGTATCCAACGTCTTTAACAAGCTTAATAAAACGTCcaaattaaactgaaattcGTACGTTCCCTGGAAACTACCACCACATACAAGATTTCTGTAGTTGTGAAAatgagacagcgctctacgttAAGCTGTTAAGTCTCGCTCGACAACTgcaacattactttaaaaacggTGGAGGTAGGTTGTAGGTAGGGTAATCCTCTATTTTCCTACTTATGcacaaccaaaaaaatatttaatttaccttaagCCACGACGATGACGAATCAGAAGGCCACTTAGGATCCTGCACTCTTACAATACCAACATCGTTTGCATGCGACGGTATAGCTCCTACTTCTCCGTCAGCCATGGACAACAAATACGTAGTGTAGTGGTTTAAGCCAAAGAAGTCGGCTGTTCCCTTCAAGTAGTTCACTTCTTCAGGTGTGAACTTCGGGAGACGAGACCTGGTGTAGTTCTGTTGCAGACTCTTCTCGTCGACCAGCTTTATGAGCTCCTTGGGATAGTTGCCCTCTTTGGAGTAGACGGGGTGCGCATACCAGCCAAgctgaagaaataaataaaattaatttatagactcatgttaaaaaaaacctctGACATTAAGGACTCGGGTGAAGCATATAATGTGGATcacaccaatgcttgtcctacgcggggatctaacTTGCGACTTTGGAGTGGTGATCACATATTACTGGGaatgtcaaaaagttatcagatctaataataataaatgcggacaacatcacatacattgttctgaacccaaagtaagttgctaaagttgcttgtgttatggaattcagatacaacgaaggtaccacaaacacccagacccgagacaatgtagaaatgtgaatttttacattgactcgaccggggatcgaacccgggacctcagagctagcgacaccttgaaattggtgcgtacgccactcgaccacggaggtcgtcaaatgcAGAGTCCGGCTTTTGACTCTCCACACGCTGAATCTACAGGGCCCAACTTCACAAGTTCTACTACTTAGCCAACGTATTTGGCATGTCTAATACCATTAGAGGCTTTACAAAAAAGTTATCTACCttcattatacatatttaacacGTACGTATTTTTGGACATAACATGTCTACTGTTTACAATATCGTTTAGACTGAATCAATTTTAGATCTTTCATGCTTATCTAAAAGATATATGATAACATGTATAGTTTCAAGTCTCTTGTCtctcaatatttgttttaatgctGTTGTTTGCAGTATCTATTATTTTGCAATAGTATAGTTATTTTATGGTTACGTACATTGAGTTCCTTCCTCTTAATCAGCATCTGTCTGATTACTattcaaaacattattgttttgtgtGACAGTATTAAGAATCGTATCCCTCCCAGTTACATCATCAAGATTTACAGAAGTATTTATAGCAATTATATGTTTTACGCTTTACTCATGAGTATCTATAGAAATTGCCTAACTAGTTTTGGTAACCCCGTCGCCGTAATAGTTACCTAATGATggaggacttcggttgggttcgtaactagtcgggcaatctcgataaatacgctcTAGTcgtttatacataaaaaaataggaattataccaatgttaatttaataaccaatagacgggcctgttggtctagtggttagcgaccctgactgctataccggaggtcgtgggttcgattcccaggacaaatgttgtgtgatgagcatgatcatttgttctggtgtctggatgtaattttcctataatatgtatgtatttagaaatatataagtaagtttaccagttgtctggttaccataacatgagctctgcttagcttgggatcagataaccgtgtgtgagttttCCCAGGATAtaccatatattatattatataagtaattTTTGGTACCAGATATTTTCGTGAAACCTTAGAATGaatatttaactgaaaatatcaataataacataattttcttgCTATTGATCTAGAGCACAATGACATTGCAGCGAGTCTGTATGTATGACCTTTACAAAACTTTGTTAATAGCAGTATACTTTGTGAATAGGTACATATCATGCAGACGTAAGCGATTTACtaacaaatacttttgaatGTACGACAAATGAGCACGTAATTGCTGACAATGGTGGATCAGTACCAAAATTACCAGCATTGTGTATGTACCCATAACTATTAAATACCTGCTTCTCATTATAATTTCAGAATAACACACGTTTTCGTAATCGTCATATCAGTGCAAGATTAGCACATTATCTTTAATGTAACtgtaattaaacaaagaatattatattaacactgGATACTAACATGTGTTTTGAGGTATAATTCAGCTGCTTCTCTGTCTTGGGGTGTGTCAGTCTTTGGTTCAGCCCAATTGGAATCCAGGGACATTCCAATTTTacctaaaaaacaaacaattaagaaCTTTATAATTTCTGGTTCTGATACCACGTATCTACTAATGATCATTTGCCTGAGATTCTTGTCACAAAAAAATgaggaaatttaaaattttgcaatctaaaattgtttagtttaaaattatttttagaaaatagaaTCTCGCCATACCTTTATTAACATGGCGATAGTTCTCGTTGAAGAGATGATAGACGCTTGCGTGCGCCTTCAAAAGGTTATGTGCGCAGAGGTATTCGGCAATGCCGTGTCGGTTCAATGCCGGCGCGCGGTACGTGCCGCCGTAGCCTTCCAAACACGTCTGCATCGGTTCATTGAAAGTCACCCAATATTTCACTCTGCTGGAGAAATTATCGAACAAAACTTTAGCGTAATCTGTATAATAGTCTACAATATGAGCGTTCGACCATCCTCCTATATTCTGCAACTTTTGCGGCAAGTCCCAGTGGTATATCGTCACCATTGGAGTCACGTTTCGTTTTAACAGCTCATCGATCAGATTGCTGTAGTACTTGAGGCCTAGTTCGTTGATCTGGTTTGTGAGGCCGGTCGGTAAGATCCTAGGCCAGGATATGG includes:
- the LOC113507011 gene encoding myrosinase 1-like; translated protein: VHFLLATHISDFFLFFRSAEILNFSGGLKSNYTFPKEFLFGVSTAAFQIEGAWNEDGKSESIWDHLVHTNKSFVKDGSNGDVAADSYHLYKRDAEMVHELGVDIYRFSISWPRILPTGLTNQINELGLKYYSNLIDELLKRNVTPMVTIYHWDLPQKLQNIGGWSNAHIVDYYTDYAKVLFDNFSSRVKYWVTFNEPMQTCLEGYGGTYRAPALNRHGIAEYLCAHNLLKAHASVYHLFNENYRHVNKGKIGMSLDSNWAEPKTDTPQDREAAELYLKTHLGWYAHPVYSKEGNYPKELIKLVDEKSLQQNYTRSRLPKFTPEEVNYLKGTADFFGLNHYTTYLLSMADGEVGAIPSHANDVGIVRVQDPKWPSDSSSSWLKVVPFGFRRLLKWITKTYNNVPIIVTENGYADFSGLEDKARVSYYSHYLNALLHAIHEDKSTVEGYFAWSLMDNFEWDDGYVSRFGLYLVDFKSPNKTRTAKHSAKLYSEVIRSRSLPAHYDPEDFTAFSGTTLLAPTILPLLCLHRLLL